One stretch of Thermococcus sp. 21S9 DNA includes these proteins:
- a CDS encoding type II toxin-antitoxin system HicA family toxin, giving the protein MRLPRDVSGLELIKALQKLNYKPVRQKGSHVVLVNDSGKMVVVPLHKRLKTGLLKAIMREVGITTDELLELLDDP; this is encoded by the coding sequence GTGAGACTTCCACGTGATGTTTCGGGGCTTGAACTTATAAAAGCCCTCCAGAAACTGAACTACAAACCAGTAAGACAAAAGGGCTCTCACGTCGTTCTCGTCAACGATTCGGGCAAGATGGTCGTTGTCCCTCTACACAAGCGCCTTAAAACTGGGCTCTTAAAGGCCATAATGCGTGAGGTGGGGATAACAACCGACGAACTGTTAGAACTGCTTGATGACCCGTAA
- a CDS encoding OB-fold nucleic acid binding domain-containing protein, which produces MKKRLPASRVYIKDILDGYYVRSEGDFEPNYLITRDARKVYRVKVVATVVREPVISDDETYGKFQIDDGTGTIWVLGFRDDTRFIRLVKKGDLVQIIGKVAEWRDDKQILVEGVAKVSPNFWILHRFETLRDKVEHAEKAKIAFEIYDRYGITAKAKVIARNKGVDEELLQTIDELYTMMLEQRALEEELIEEETTEEAEETPVNPELEKAKEAVMNLLREKGKALSHKFIVKKLSKEFDEEIIEEAISQLLADGEIYEPEIGFYEPL; this is translated from the coding sequence ATGAAGAAGCGCCTTCCGGCGAGCAGGGTCTACATCAAGGACATCCTCGACGGCTACTACGTCAGGAGCGAGGGTGATTTCGAGCCCAACTACCTCATAACGCGCGACGCCAGAAAGGTCTACCGCGTCAAGGTCGTTGCCACAGTCGTCAGGGAGCCTGTGATAAGCGACGACGAGACCTACGGCAAGTTCCAGATTGACGACGGAACCGGAACCATCTGGGTTCTCGGCTTCAGGGACGACACGCGCTTCATAAGGCTCGTGAAGAAAGGGGATTTAGTCCAGATAATCGGAAAAGTTGCAGAGTGGCGCGACGACAAGCAGATACTCGTCGAGGGAGTTGCTAAGGTGAGTCCGAACTTCTGGATACTCCACCGCTTTGAAACGCTCCGCGACAAGGTCGAGCACGCGGAGAAGGCGAAGATAGCCTTCGAAATCTACGACCGCTACGGAATAACGGCCAAGGCCAAGGTCATAGCCAGGAACAAGGGCGTTGACGAGGAGCTCCTCCAGACTATAGACGAGCTCTACACCATGATGCTCGAGCAGAGGGCCCTTGAGGAGGAGCTAATCGAGGAGGAAACGACCGAGGAGGCCGAGGAGACACCTGTCAACCCGGAGCTCGAGAAGGCGAAGGAAGCGGTCATGAACCTCCTCCGTGAGAAGGGCAAAGCCCTGTCGCACAAGTTCATAGTCAAGAAGCTCTCCAAGGAGTTCGACGAGGAAATCATCGAAGAGGCTATAAGCCAGCTCTTAGCCGATGGGGAAATCTACGAGCCGGAGATAGGCTTCTACGAGCCCCTGTAA
- a CDS encoding type II toxin-antitoxin system HicB family antitoxin encodes MKLKVVLEPQPEGGYVAYVPALPGCVSQGETVEEALKNIREAIELYLEVAEEMKLQETLREIKRKNNVQIAEVSV; translated from the coding sequence GTGAAGCTGAAAGTTGTGCTTGAGCCCCAGCCGGAAGGTGGGTACGTCGCGTACGTTCCCGCGTTGCCCGGTTGCGTGAGTCAGGGTGAGACCGTAGAGGAAGCTCTCAAAAACATCAGGGAGGCAATAGAGCTGTACCTCGAGGTAGCTGAAGAAATGAAGCTTCAAGAGACCCTGCGCGAGATAAAGCGCAAGAATAACGTTCAAATTGCGGAGGTTTCGGTGTGA
- a CDS encoding Lrp/AsnC family transcriptional regulator: MVERNTLTPRQIKLLRKLYDDGKTIEVHTVEKTQDELARELGITRQALSNHLKVLKELGYIRTGRGFIDLTDKALELLGEKKGDVFVFVKIEPTKRRQVYEAIRRLKIKKIYRVTGDVDLIIEADKTKLDEILEEIASLDGVKETNTHLVLEIL; the protein is encoded by the coding sequence ATGGTTGAGCGGAACACCCTAACACCGAGGCAGATTAAGCTTCTCAGGAAGCTCTACGACGACGGAAAGACCATCGAGGTCCACACCGTCGAGAAGACCCAGGACGAGCTCGCGAGGGAACTCGGTATAACGAGACAGGCCCTGAGCAACCACCTCAAGGTTCTCAAGGAGCTTGGCTACATAAGGACCGGCAGGGGCTTCATCGATTTGACGGACAAGGCCCTCGAACTGCTCGGCGAGAAGAAGGGCGACGTCTTCGTCTTCGTCAAGATAGAGCCGACCAAGAGGAGGCAGGTCTACGAGGCGATAAGGAGGCTCAAGATAAAGAAAATCTACCGCGTCACCGGCGACGTTGACCTTATCATCGAGGCCGACAAGACCAAGCTCGACGAAATCCTCGAGGAGATAGCTTCCCTCGACGGGGTGAAGGAAACCAACACCCACCTCGTTCTGGAGATTCTATGA
- the eif2g gene encoding translation initiation factor IF-2 subunit gamma, translating into MAKKFRQAEVNIGMVGHVDHGKTTLTKALTGIWTDTHSEELRRGITIKIGFADAEIRKCPKCGRYSTSPVCPYCGAETEFERRVSFIDAPGHEALMTTMLAGASLMDGAVLVVAANEGVMPQTREHLMALQIVGNRNIVIALNKIELVDRETVMKRYQEIKEFVAGTVAENAPIIPISALHGANVDVLLAAIEKFIPTPERDPNKPPKMLVLRSFDVNKPGTPPEKLIGGVIGGSIVQGKLRVGDEIEIRPGVPYEEHGRIKYEPITTEIVSLQAGGRFVEEAYPGGLVGVGTKLDPYLTKGDLMAGNVVGKPGKLPPVWDELRLEVHLLERVVGTEDELKVEPIKRKEVLLLNVGTARTMGLVTGLGKDEVELKLQIPVCAEVGDRVAISRQVGSRWRLIGYGFIKE; encoded by the coding sequence ATGGCCAAGAAGTTTAGGCAGGCCGAGGTTAACATCGGTATGGTAGGTCACGTTGACCACGGAAAGACGACGCTCACCAAGGCTCTAACCGGAATATGGACAGATACCCACAGCGAGGAGCTGAGGAGGGGTATCACGATAAAGATAGGCTTCGCGGACGCGGAGATAAGGAAGTGCCCGAAGTGCGGGCGTTACTCCACTTCCCCGGTCTGCCCGTACTGTGGGGCTGAAACCGAGTTCGAGAGGCGCGTTTCCTTCATAGACGCTCCCGGTCACGAGGCGCTGATGACTACGATGCTCGCCGGTGCCTCGCTCATGGACGGTGCCGTTCTCGTCGTTGCGGCGAACGAGGGAGTCATGCCCCAGACCCGGGAGCACCTCATGGCCCTTCAGATAGTCGGCAACAGGAACATAGTTATAGCGCTCAACAAGATTGAGCTCGTCGATAGGGAGACCGTTATGAAGCGCTACCAGGAGATTAAGGAGTTCGTAGCTGGAACCGTAGCCGAGAACGCCCCGATAATCCCGATTTCGGCACTGCACGGCGCAAACGTTGACGTTCTGCTTGCTGCCATCGAGAAGTTCATACCAACGCCGGAGCGCGACCCGAACAAACCACCCAAGATGCTCGTCCTGAGGAGCTTCGACGTCAACAAGCCCGGAACCCCGCCGGAGAAGCTCATCGGCGGTGTCATAGGCGGTTCGATAGTCCAGGGCAAGCTCAGAGTTGGCGACGAGATAGAGATTCGCCCGGGCGTTCCCTACGAGGAGCACGGCAGAATCAAGTACGAGCCGATAACGACCGAGATTGTCTCGCTCCAGGCAGGAGGAAGGTTCGTCGAGGAGGCCTACCCCGGTGGACTCGTCGGCGTCGGAACCAAGCTTGACCCCTACCTCACCAAGGGCGACCTCATGGCCGGAAACGTCGTCGGAAAGCCAGGAAAGTTGCCCCCGGTGTGGGACGAGCTCCGCCTCGAAGTTCACCTGCTCGAGCGCGTTGTCGGAACCGAGGACGAGCTCAAGGTCGAGCCCATCAAGAGGAAGGAAGTTCTCCTCCTCAACGTCGGCACCGCCAGGACGATGGGCCTCGTCACCGGGCTCGGCAAGGACGAGGTCGAGCTCAAGCTCCAGATTCCCGTCTGCGCGGAGGTCGGAGACAGGGTTGCCATCAGCAGGCAGGTCGGCTCAAGGTGGCGCCTCATCGGTTACGGCTTCATAAAGGAGTGA
- a CDS encoding 30S ribosomal protein S6e, whose translation MATFKLVISNPKNGIAKQVEITGGEAEKLVGKRIGETIPAKELGLNLREIFGDESIPEDAKLKITGGTDKDGFPMRPDVHGPRRVKILLSKGPGFRPREKGERRKKTVHGNTISPNIVQVNLKIVL comes from the coding sequence ATGGCCACTTTCAAGCTCGTTATATCGAACCCGAAGAACGGTATAGCGAAGCAGGTTGAGATAACCGGTGGAGAGGCCGAGAAGCTCGTAGGAAAGCGCATAGGCGAAACGATTCCAGCCAAGGAGCTTGGGCTCAACCTCAGGGAGATATTCGGCGACGAGAGCATTCCGGAGGATGCCAAGCTCAAGATAACCGGCGGAACCGACAAGGACGGATTCCCCATGAGGCCCGACGTCCACGGCCCGAGGAGGGTCAAGATACTCCTCTCCAAGGGACCCGGATTCAGGCCCAGGGAGAAGGGTGAGAGGAGGAAGAAGACCGTCCACGGCAACACCATAAGCCCGAACATCGTCCAGGTCAACCTGAAGATAGTTCTTTGA
- a CDS encoding replication protein RepA: protein MEEVRFRRRKPAVERKIAEIREDDTRVSLIGKAFKVDKLDYTFWLDDGTGVILVESEENVLPENGQVVRVIGRVIRSEESVHIFGEVIQDFSDADLEALEEIRELERKVLPKVENVISFFGGEEL from the coding sequence ATGGAAGAGGTTAGGTTCAGACGGAGAAAGCCCGCCGTCGAGAGGAAGATTGCCGAGATTAGGGAAGACGATACGAGGGTTTCCCTGATAGGCAAGGCCTTCAAGGTTGACAAGCTTGACTACACCTTCTGGCTCGACGACGGAACTGGAGTTATACTCGTCGAGAGCGAGGAGAACGTTTTACCTGAGAACGGCCAGGTTGTCAGGGTCATCGGCAGGGTCATAAGGAGCGAGGAGAGCGTTCACATCTTCGGCGAGGTCATACAGGACTTCAGCGACGCCGACCTGGAGGCACTGGAGGAGATAAGGGAGCTTGAGAGGAAAGTACTGCCAAAGGTTGAGAACGTCATCAGCTTCTTCGGAGGTGAGGAGCTATGA
- a CDS encoding PIN domain-containing protein: MAHRREWFVLPDTNFLLVPGQFGVDIVSELDRILDVKFKVVVPNVVLEELNVIEKKTRGRDLLAVRMAKKLAERFETVEIGEFGRRPIDDQIYDFAVKNERVIVCTNDKGLKKRLREKGIPVVYLRSKKILELEGMLE, from the coding sequence ATGGCCCATAGGAGAGAATGGTTCGTCCTTCCAGACACCAACTTTCTCCTCGTCCCCGGCCAGTTCGGGGTCGACATAGTTTCCGAGCTCGACAGAATCCTCGACGTGAAGTTCAAGGTGGTCGTTCCAAACGTCGTTCTTGAAGAGCTTAACGTGATAGAGAAAAAAACGCGCGGAAGAGATTTGCTCGCGGTCAGGATGGCGAAGAAATTAGCGGAGAGGTTCGAGACCGTTGAAATCGGGGAGTTCGGGAGGAGGCCGATAGACGACCAGATTTACGACTTCGCCGTCAAGAACGAGAGGGTAATAGTCTGCACCAACGACAAGGGCCTGAAGAAGCGCCTCCGCGAGAAAGGAATTCCGGTTGTTTACCTCCGCTCGAAGAAGATACTCGAGCTCGAGGGCATGCTTGAGTGA
- a CDS encoding Clp1/GlmU family protein — MNKAIYTRDVPPDRLELLAELSSRDAVKVMVIGGLDAGKSTLVTFLANELLSIGRSVAVVDSDVGQKGILPPATISLALPDENFSSLSELNGVAHYFIGTVSPGQFTGEMAVGVKRLVELAERSAEIVLIDTTGFVMGPGFEMKRLKAELVRPDLIVLLERNGELESLARALSPYGEVVRLTVSENAKTVAREERREIRFEKWRTYFSNARLAEFSLSKVALTGTSLFNGRPLDEREKTLLSRAFRWLVLAGWENEGRYTVVKADEESFPRGYRSIHAVDFERLSNLLVGLLDGNGLCLGLGILKWVNFSAETLQLLTPLDEEALGEVRELRFGRMRVLETGEELGLLRRDEL, encoded by the coding sequence ATGAACAAGGCCATCTACACCCGCGACGTTCCACCGGACAGGCTTGAACTCCTCGCCGAACTCTCATCCCGCGACGCGGTTAAGGTCATGGTCATCGGTGGTCTCGACGCCGGAAAGAGCACCCTCGTGACGTTTCTGGCCAACGAGCTCCTCAGCATTGGGAGGAGCGTCGCGGTGGTTGATTCCGACGTCGGCCAGAAGGGCATCCTCCCGCCGGCCACGATAAGCCTCGCCCTTCCTGATGAGAACTTCTCCAGCCTTTCCGAGCTTAATGGAGTCGCGCACTACTTCATAGGCACCGTTTCACCGGGCCAGTTCACGGGCGAGATGGCCGTAGGGGTGAAGAGGCTCGTTGAGCTCGCCGAGAGGAGCGCTGAAATTGTTCTGATAGACACGACCGGCTTCGTAATGGGGCCGGGTTTCGAGATGAAGCGCCTCAAGGCGGAGCTCGTGAGGCCAGACTTAATAGTCCTCCTCGAGCGGAACGGCGAGCTGGAATCCCTTGCGAGGGCTTTGAGCCCCTACGGAGAGGTCGTCAGGCTGACCGTCAGCGAGAACGCGAAAACCGTTGCGCGGGAGGAGAGGCGGGAGATAAGGTTTGAGAAGTGGAGAACCTACTTCTCCAATGCCAGACTGGCGGAGTTCAGCCTTTCGAAGGTTGCCTTAACGGGAACCTCGCTCTTCAATGGCCGTCCCCTTGATGAAAGAGAGAAAACCCTCCTCTCGCGGGCCTTCAGGTGGCTCGTTTTAGCGGGCTGGGAAAACGAGGGGCGCTACACTGTAGTCAAGGCCGACGAGGAGAGCTTCCCAAGGGGCTACCGTTCGATTCACGCTGTTGACTTCGAGAGACTGAGCAACCTGCTCGTGGGTCTCCTCGACGGGAACGGGCTGTGTCTCGGCCTTGGAATCCTCAAGTGGGTGAACTTCAGCGCTGAAACGCTTCAACTACTCACCCCGCTCGACGAGGAGGCACTTGGGGAGGTTAGGGAACTCCGCTTCGGCAGGATGAGGGTCCTTGAGACCGGCGAGGAACTTGGTCTCCTGAGGAGAGACGAACTTTGA
- the engB gene encoding GTP-binding protein EngB, with product MIIFAGRSNVGKSTLIFRLTGKKVRRGKRPGVTRKPVEIEWRGKKIVDLPGFGFMSGLPKHVQERIKDEIVHFIEDNADEIELAVLVVDGKASPEIIERWEKRGEIPIDVEFYQFLRELEIPVVVAVNKVDKVKNVERVVHFLAEKFGVPYSEIPETFVPISAKFGKNLDELRRLMEKKMRS from the coding sequence ATGATAATATTCGCCGGGCGCTCCAACGTTGGTAAGAGCACCCTCATATTCAGGCTCACCGGTAAGAAGGTTAGGCGAGGTAAGAGGCCCGGCGTGACGAGGAAGCCCGTCGAAATCGAGTGGCGAGGGAAGAAAATCGTTGATTTGCCAGGCTTCGGCTTCATGAGCGGGCTTCCGAAGCACGTCCAGGAGCGGATAAAGGACGAGATAGTGCACTTCATCGAGGACAACGCCGATGAGATAGAGCTCGCCGTCCTCGTCGTTGACGGCAAGGCCTCGCCGGAGATTATAGAGCGCTGGGAGAAGAGGGGCGAGATTCCGATTGATGTTGAGTTCTATCAATTTCTCAGGGAGCTGGAGATACCTGTTGTGGTGGCGGTCAACAAGGTTGACAAGGTCAAGAACGTCGAGCGGGTCGTCCACTTCCTTGCCGAGAAGTTCGGCGTCCCCTACTCCGAGATTCCCGAGACCTTCGTTCCAATCTCGGCCAAGTTCGGGAAGAACCTCGACGAGCTCAGAAGGCTGATGGAAAAGAAAATGCGTTCATAG
- a CDS encoding geranylgeranylglycerol-phosphate geranylgeranyltransferase: MEARAFIEITRPHNCVLAGIVGLLGSIVAVGHFPEPVKALLVFLVVTLGCSAGNTINDYFDYEIDRINRPERPLPRGAMSRKTAFWYAMALFAIGLILASLINVYALLLAVVAYTTMFLYAWKLKPLPFVGNLVVAGLTGATPLYGAIAVGKIGLAGYLALCAFLVNVAREVIKDIEDVEGDLAKGARTLPIVIGKKKSAYVGAFFAFLTVIASFLPIKAGVGLSYLAMVPVDAIILYSAFLILRSQDRETAHRSQKLLKISIFLAVMAFMIASLVR; encoded by the coding sequence TTGGAGGCGAGGGCTTTCATCGAAATAACGAGGCCACACAACTGCGTCCTAGCTGGGATAGTCGGCCTGCTCGGTTCGATAGTGGCGGTAGGCCACTTCCCGGAGCCGGTAAAGGCGTTGCTCGTCTTCTTAGTGGTCACTCTCGGTTGCTCCGCAGGCAACACGATAAACGACTACTTCGATTACGAGATAGACAGGATAAACCGCCCTGAGAGACCCCTGCCGAGGGGTGCGATGAGCAGAAAAACAGCCTTCTGGTACGCGATGGCTCTCTTCGCCATCGGCCTAATCCTCGCCTCGTTAATAAACGTCTACGCCCTCCTGCTTGCTGTTGTCGCCTACACAACGATGTTCCTCTACGCCTGGAAGCTAAAGCCACTCCCCTTCGTCGGCAACCTCGTCGTCGCCGGCCTTACCGGAGCCACACCGCTCTACGGCGCGATAGCGGTCGGGAAGATAGGCCTCGCAGGCTACCTCGCCCTGTGTGCGTTTCTCGTTAACGTCGCGAGGGAGGTAATAAAGGACATAGAAGATGTTGAAGGCGACCTCGCCAAGGGCGCGAGGACCCTCCCGATAGTCATCGGGAAGAAGAAATCCGCCTACGTGGGGGCGTTCTTTGCGTTTCTGACGGTTATCGCGTCCTTCCTGCCGATTAAGGCCGGCGTCGGCCTCAGCTATCTCGCGATGGTTCCGGTGGATGCCATAATCCTCTACTCGGCCTTCCTAATCCTCCGCTCGCAGGACAGGGAAACCGCCCACCGTTCGCAAAAACTGCTCAAAATAAGCATATTCCTTGCCGTTATGGCCTTCATGATAGCTTCGCTTGTGAGGTGA
- a CDS encoding ribonucleoside-triphosphate reductase — translation MEFKDEIIKELENDELWTVLTFKTPHGPSKTLNELAKVVEEAGWKVTFKANWWTADIPYGLIRLDLQKDGREKILLGKWILGKDCELIRVESLDLERGKDEFFRMVDSITSTLIHDPVIRTMREQY, via the coding sequence ATGGAGTTTAAGGACGAGATAATTAAAGAGCTTGAAAACGATGAGCTCTGGACCGTTTTGACGTTCAAGACCCCGCACGGTCCGTCTAAAACGTTAAACGAACTCGCCAAGGTCGTTGAGGAAGCCGGCTGGAAGGTGACCTTCAAGGCCAACTGGTGGACCGCCGACATACCCTACGGCCTCATAAGGCTCGACCTCCAGAAGGACGGGAGGGAAAAGATTCTCCTTGGGAAGTGGATACTGGGGAAGGACTGCGAGCTGATTAGGGTTGAGAGCCTTGACCTTGAGCGCGGAAAGGACGAGTTCTTCCGCATGGTGGACAGCATAACGTCGACGCTGATACACGACCCCGTGATAAGGACGATGCGCGAGCAGTACTGA
- the scpB gene encoding SMC-Scp complex subunit ScpB, translating into MGLLEDKALVEAALFVSGRPLSVKELSKALGIKSLDYLEKLIELIAAEYAERKSAIEVVKVLGDKYVMQVKQEYSQRVIHLMPRPDLRTGELKTLALIAYLQPIEQSKIIKLRGSQAYEHIRKLTEMGLIYAEPYERTKLLGTTQKFAELYGFPENDPAIIKEAFKKVVHAEYSDLIAKLEGKAGDESTETGGDSSESDGTS; encoded by the coding sequence ATGGGATTGTTGGAGGACAAGGCCCTCGTTGAGGCTGCCCTCTTCGTTTCGGGAAGACCGCTCAGCGTCAAGGAACTGTCGAAGGCCCTCGGGATAAAATCCCTCGACTACCTTGAAAAGCTCATCGAGCTCATAGCGGCTGAATACGCGGAGAGAAAGAGCGCAATAGAGGTCGTCAAGGTTCTGGGCGACAAGTACGTCATGCAGGTCAAGCAGGAGTACAGTCAGAGGGTTATCCACCTCATGCCGAGACCGGACCTAAGAACCGGCGAGCTGAAGACTCTCGCGCTCATTGCTTACCTCCAGCCTATAGAGCAGAGCAAAATCATAAAGCTCCGCGGAAGCCAGGCCTACGAGCACATAAGGAAGCTGACGGAGATGGGCCTAATCTATGCCGAGCCCTACGAGAGGACGAAGCTCCTCGGAACGACCCAGAAGTTTGCGGAGCTCTACGGCTTCCCCGAGAATGACCCTGCGATAATCAAGGAGGCCTTCAAGAAGGTTGTCCATGCGGAGTACAGCGACCTCATAGCGAAGCTCGAGGGCAAGGCCGGGGACGAGAGTACCGAAACTGGGGGAGACAGCTCCGAAAGCGATGGAACTTCTTGA
- a CDS encoding preprotein translocase subunit Sec61beta codes for MAKEKTTLPPTGAGLMRFFDEDTRAIKVSPKGVIAMTLILIAVEILLHAFGPSIFG; via the coding sequence ATGGCGAAGGAAAAGACCACACTTCCGCCGACCGGAGCGGGACTGATGAGGTTCTTCGACGAGGACACGAGGGCCATAAAGGTCAGCCCGAAGGGCGTCATAGCGATGACCCTCATCCTGATAGCCGTTGAAATCTTGCTCCACGCCTTTGGTCCGAGCATCTTCGGTTAA
- a CDS encoding HD domain-containing protein, producing the protein MYTEEELLKEIRELLDDDRLFEAYERTFREYHYYFDTTNYIVLNVYQFNDHGPVHVLLTTRRALELLRILRKFGIQTTAEKLGKPHWWSKFIVAFGALLHDIGNMIHRINHYEFSVFLAEPIVEKLVREFERRDPLLLKALTLNAIYTHDEHVPCTTIEGSLVTIADGCDMEAGRSRLVHKKDRVDIHAVSALAIERVEIREGNERQPILIEIWMKHPAGIFQVDEILTKKVKSSLLAGKIRLRIHTGKDGETLEKVI; encoded by the coding sequence ATGTACACCGAGGAGGAACTTCTGAAGGAGATTAGAGAACTCCTCGACGACGACAGGCTCTTCGAGGCCTACGAGAGAACCTTCAGGGAGTACCACTACTACTTCGACACCACCAACTACATAGTGCTCAACGTCTACCAGTTCAACGACCACGGGCCGGTCCACGTCCTCCTGACGACGAGAAGGGCTTTGGAATTGCTGAGAATCCTCAGGAAGTTCGGAATCCAGACGACGGCTGAAAAGCTCGGAAAGCCCCACTGGTGGAGCAAGTTCATCGTTGCCTTCGGAGCGCTCCTGCACGACATCGGCAACATGATACACAGGATAAACCACTACGAGTTCAGCGTTTTCTTAGCCGAGCCGATAGTCGAGAAGCTCGTGAGGGAGTTCGAGAGGCGCGACCCGCTCCTCCTGAAGGCCCTGACGCTCAACGCAATATACACTCACGACGAGCACGTGCCGTGCACGACAATAGAGGGCTCGCTCGTCACCATCGCGGACGGTTGCGATATGGAGGCAGGAAGGAGCAGGCTCGTCCACAAGAAGGACCGCGTTGACATACACGCCGTCTCGGCCCTAGCAATAGAGCGCGTGGAGATAAGAGAGGGGAACGAGAGACAGCCCATACTCATCGAGATATGGATGAAGCACCCCGCCGGAATCTTCCAGGTGGACGAGATTCTGACGAAGAAGGTCAAGAGCTCCCTGCTGGCCGGCAAGATAAGGCTCAGGATTCACACCGGCAAGGACGGCGAGACCCTCGAAAAGGTTATCTGA
- a CDS encoding OB-fold nucleic acid binding domain-containing protein, with protein sequence MVGLTKEQIINRIIRHRGLSKEEIEERIAELARTHGISEHAAAVMLAEELGVKLEEGEELLHIADLVPGMSNVNIVARVLRKFPPREYQKRDGSTGRVANLIIYDSTGQARLVLWDNFVSKYYDELNPGDVIKVIDPLVKEGMRGIELHANYRTRIIKDPEDPRVEEIPPIEEVRTYNYRRMKIKDLEGNERFVELRGTIARLYRVITYDSCPECRRKVDYDPASESWVCPEHGPVKPVKMVVLDFGLDDSTGYIRVTLFGDDASELLGESPEEIDERLKKLIEEGLTMREAGRKLAEETYYPLLGREIIVRGNVTEDKFLGTLLKARTWEDVDERREIELARRELREVLRAFGGE encoded by the coding sequence ATGGTAGGCCTTACAAAGGAGCAGATAATCAATCGAATCATCCGGCATCGGGGCCTCTCAAAGGAGGAAATCGAGGAGAGGATTGCCGAGCTGGCCAGAACCCATGGGATTTCCGAGCACGCCGCGGCTGTAATGCTGGCCGAAGAGCTCGGCGTCAAACTCGAGGAGGGCGAGGAGCTCCTCCACATAGCTGACCTCGTCCCGGGAATGAGCAACGTGAACATCGTCGCGCGGGTTCTCAGGAAGTTCCCGCCAAGGGAGTACCAGAAGAGGGACGGCTCGACCGGAAGGGTTGCCAACCTCATCATCTACGACTCCACTGGCCAGGCGAGGCTCGTTCTCTGGGACAACTTCGTTAGCAAGTACTACGACGAACTCAACCCGGGCGACGTCATCAAGGTCATAGACCCCCTCGTCAAGGAGGGAATGCGCGGGATAGAGCTCCACGCCAACTACAGGACTAGAATCATCAAGGACCCAGAAGACCCGCGCGTCGAGGAGATACCGCCCATCGAGGAGGTCAGAACCTACAATTACAGGAGGATGAAGATTAAGGACCTCGAAGGAAACGAGCGCTTCGTCGAGCTCAGAGGAACCATAGCGAGGCTTTACAGGGTCATAACCTACGACTCCTGCCCCGAGTGCAGGAGGAAGGTTGACTACGACCCGGCGAGCGAGAGCTGGGTCTGCCCGGAGCACGGTCCGGTCAAACCGGTGAAGATGGTCGTCCTCGACTTTGGCCTGGACGACTCAACTGGCTACATCCGCGTTACCCTCTTCGGCGACGATGCCAGCGAGTTGCTCGGCGAAAGCCCAGAAGAGATAGACGAGAGGCTCAAGAAGCTCATCGAAGAGGGCCTGACGATGAGGGAAGCCGGCAGAAAGCTCGCGGAGGAAACCTACTACCCGCTCCTCGGCAGGGAGATAATCGTCAGGGGCAACGTCACGGAAGACAAGTTCCTCGGAACCCTCCTCAAGGCCAGAACCTGGGAAGACGTTGATGAGAGGCGCGAGATAGAGCTCGCGAGGAGAGAGCTGAGGGAAGTTTTGAGGGCCTTCGGTGGTGAGTGA